The following are encoded in a window of Haliotis asinina isolate JCU_RB_2024 chromosome 14, JCU_Hal_asi_v2, whole genome shotgun sequence genomic DNA:
- the LOC137262272 gene encoding serine-enriched protein-like yields the protein MNSNNAQYESVLSLDSLESRDSRNRRCITYRVNDAYSSTDESESDGSSATSGYSSRASSPLDLSDVDDGEDGVVFESTKPLIHTLEYILCVQEMCDVTFLAGKKKEPVYGLQAVMGSRSRYFYQMFLSKRKTLKGKSSEEKKGFFSFFKKKTKKTESVPANQACSMGDNHITIAIPDYDHEVLRRVVSFVHLGHVTVTTDTVIGLICAATEFHLDDLRKACWQFVDACMEAAIIPELLNSGAMYRKRPQVKLFLQMVSK from the exons ATGAATTCGAACAACGCCCAGTACGAGAGTGTGCTTTCCTTGGATAGTTTGGAATCACGAG ATTCCCGGAACCGCCGCTGCATTACCTACAGAGTGAACGACGCTTACTCCTCCACCGATGAATCAGAGTCTGACG GGTCATCAGCTACATCTGGTTATAGTTCCCGAGCTAGCAGTCCGCTTGATCTGAGCGACGTCGACGACGGTGAAGACGGTGTGGTGTTTGAGAGCACTAAACCACTAATCCACACACTCGAGTACATCCTCTGTGTGCAGGAAATGTGTGACGTCACATTCCTTGCAGGCAAAAAGAAGGAACCCGTTTATGGACTTCAGGCAGTCATGGGTTCAAGATCAAG ATACTTCTATCAGATGTTCCTATCAAAGAGGAAAACGCTCAAGGGAAAATCTAGCGAGGAAAAGAAAGGCTTTTTCTCTTTCTTTAAGAAAAAGACAAAGAAAACGGAATCCGTGCCTGCAAATCAAGCCTGCAGCATGGGAGACAACCACATCACCATCGCCATCCCCGACTACGATCACGAGGTACTCAGGAGGGTTGTCTCATTCGTTCACCTAGGTCACGTGACAGTGACGACGGACACAGTGATAG GTTTGATATGTGCTGCTACTGAGTTCCATCTGGACGATTTGCGCAAGGCCTGCTGGCAGTTCGTGGACGCATGTATGGAAGCCGCCATAATTCCCGAACTTCTCAATTCTGGTGCTATGTACAGGAAACGGCCACAAGTGAAGCTGTTCCTTCAGATGGTGAGT